The proteins below are encoded in one region of Cucurbita pepo subsp. pepo cultivar mu-cu-16 chromosome LG10, ASM280686v2, whole genome shotgun sequence:
- the LOC111804397 gene encoding trihelix transcription factor GT-3b-like has translation MEDCDRRAFLHRRTNRIGVNAEAAAAADRFPAWSVPETKELLAIRAALDRRFSEMKQNRMLWISVAGKMKAKGFNRNDEQCKCKWKNLVTRYKGCETMDPKALKQQFPFYDDLHTIFTARMQKNWWIEPENRAKDSKRKAMTERLSSEDPKRGKRRREEDERSNLKEIMKGFVEREKEMERQWREAFRVREEERRLKEKEWRMKMEGLEREKMMTWIMWREKDDERREREEARALNTHAFIYALLSSFT, from the exons ATGGAGGATTGCGATCGCCGTGCTTTTCTTCACCGACGAACGAATCGAATCGGCGTCAATGCGGAggcggcagcggcggcggaTAGGTTTCCGGCGTGGAGCGTACCGGAGACGAAGGAACTGCTAGCGATAAGAGCGGCGCTGGATAGAAGGTTCTCGGAAATGAAACAGAACAGAATGCTTTGGATTTCGGTCGCCGGTAAGATGAAGGCGAAAGGCTTTAATCGGAACGACGAGCAGTGCAAGTGCAAGTGGAAAAATCTCGTCACGCGCTATAAG GGGTGTGAAACTATGGATCCTAAAGCTCTAAAGCAACAATTTCCATTTTACGACGACCTCCACACCATTTTCACCGCAAGGATGCAAAAGAATTGGTGGATCGAACCCGAAAACCGAGCAAAAgactcgaaaaggaaagccatgACGGAGCGATTGTCTAGCGAGGACCcgaaaaggggaaaaaggaggagagaagaagatgagagaaGCAATTTGAAGGAAATAATGAAGGGGTTtgtggagagagagaaggaaatggAGAGGCAATGGAGAGAAGCGTTTAGGGttagagaggaagagagaaggttgaaggagaaggaatggaggatgaaaatggaaggtctagagagagagaagatgaTGACGTGGATAAtgtggagagagaaagatgatgagaggagagagagagaggaagcaAGGGCTTTGAACACTCATGCTTTCATCTATGCTTTGTTGAGTAGCTTCACTTAA
- the LOC111803385 gene encoding protein trichome birefringence-like 3 translates to MSLSTSSPSALMTSKCPITRLKPRLPFLTVVLCAFSFLALFYTERITFFSSISIFKLKSCPQKPASSKTREKPTAEERSTNPLTDDRFEFDPEECNIANGKWVFNRSMKPLYTDRSCPYLDRQVSCVKNGRVDSDYRRWEWQPEDCTLARFNAEIALNKVRGKRVMFVGDSLQRGQWQSFVCMVEWMIPADKKSLNRGSFLSVFTAKEYNATIEFYWAPFLVHSNSDNPIIGDPKQRVLRVDSVANHSKHWTNVDILVFNSYVWWMSVAKIKSLWGSFENGEEGYVEFDTPIAYTMGLKTWANWVDSNVNPNMTRVFFTTMSPTHTRSMDWGRVNGSKCFNETKPIRNRNFWGSGSDKGMMSVVSKIVNKMKVPVTFINITQLSDYRIDAHSSIFTETGGKLLTAEQKADPLRHADCIHWCLPGVPDTWNQILFAHL, encoded by the exons ATGAGCTTGTCGACGTCGTCTCCCTCCGCCCTAATGACGTCGAAATGCCCTATCACCCGACTCAAGCCTCGTCTCCCCTTCCTCACCGTCGTCCTTTGCGCCTTCTCCTTCCTCGCTCTCTTCTACACCGAGCGCATAACTTTCTTCTCCTCCATCTCCATTTTCAAACTCAAGTCATGCCCTCAAAAACCCGCCTCCTCGAAAACAA GGGAGAAGCCAACGGCGGAGGAGCGATCGACAAACCCGTTAACGGACGACCGATTCGAATTCGACCCGGAGGAGTGCAACATAGCGAACGGGAAGTGGGTTTTTAACCGGTCGATGAAGCCATTGTACACGGACCGGTCGTGCCCGTATCTAGACCGGCAAGTGTCGTGCGTTAAGAACGGGCGGGTGGATTCCGATTACCGGCGGTGGGAGTGGCAGCCGGAGGATTGCACATTGGCAAG ATTTAACGCAGAGATTGCTTTGAACAAGGTGAGGGGCAAGAGGGTGATGTTCGTCGGAGATTCGCTGCAGCGCGGCCAGTGGCAGTCGTTTGTTTGTATGGTTGAGTGGATGATTCCGGCGGataaaaaatctctcaacaGAGGCTcatttctctctgtttttaccgctaag GAATACAACGCTACCATTGAGTTCTACTGGGCTCCATTTCTAGTGCACTCAAATTCGGACAATCCGATCATCGGAGATCCAAAGCAAAGAGTATTGAGAGTAGACTCAGTTGCCAACCATTCCAAACATTGGACGAATGTCGATATTCTTGTCTTCAATTCCTATGTATGGTGGATGAGTGTCGCTAAAATTAAATCTTT ATGGGGATCGTTCGAGAATGGAGAAGAAGGGTACGTAGAATTTGATACACCAATTGCTTATACAATGGGATTGAAGACTTGGGCCAATTGGGTTGACTCTAATGTTAATCCCAATATGACACGTGTTTTCTTTACCACTATGTCTCCAACTCATACAAg AAGCATGGATTGGGGGAGAGTGAATGGGAGCAAATGCTTCAACGAAACAAAGCCGATACGAAACAGAAACTTCTGGGGGAGTGGCTCCGACAAAGGAATGATGAGTGTGGTCTCCAAAATAGTGAACAAAATGAAGGTTCCGGTCACATTCATCAACATTACGCAGCTTTCCGACTACAGAATCGACGCCCATTCCTCCATCTTCACCGAAACCGGCGGCAAGCTGCTAACGGCGGAGCAGAAGGCCGACCCTCTCCGCCACGCCGACTGCATCCACTGGTGCCTCCCCGGCGTCCCCGATACTTGGAATCAAATCCTTTTCGCACATTTGTAG